In the genome of Dermacentor variabilis isolate Ectoservices chromosome 5, ASM5094787v1, whole genome shotgun sequence, one region contains:
- the LOC142583633 gene encoding uncharacterized protein LOC142583633 gives MTASPQDDKIAEKPAPLAIHVGGALVPVGTAPVVPTQVPPARDYYDDPDDADEGPVKHHKQVVQAREDGPSLTLIFGLAVVAITLAAVITFYAMQPNMHGRSAPPPSTTTLTPLNSLNATNVTQDGNVDGSI, from the exons ATGACCGCCAGCCCACAGGATGATAAGATAGCCGAAAAACCGGCTCCTTTGGCCATTCATGTGGGTGGTGCTCTGGTTCCCGTTGGCACCGCTCCCGTTGTTCCCACTCAAGTTCCTCCAGCCCGCGACTACTATGACGACCCGGATGATGCCGACGAGGGTCCGGTGAAGCATCACAAGCAAGTCGTGCAG GCTAGGGAGGACGGCCCGAGCCTGACGCTCATCTTCGGCTTAGCGGTCGTCGCCATCACCTTGGCTGCCGTGATCACGTTCTACGCGATGCAGCCAAACATGCATGGACGGTCGGCGCCACCGCCCTCAACGACCACCTTGACGCCCTTGAACTCTTTAAACGCGACCAACGTTACCCAAGATGGGAACGTCGACGGCAGCATCTGA